One stretch of Oncorhynchus clarkii lewisi isolate Uvic-CL-2024 unplaced genomic scaffold, UVic_Ocla_1.0 unplaced_contig_707_pilon_pilon, whole genome shotgun sequence DNA includes these proteins:
- the LOC139402142 gene encoding aquaporin-8-like: MALYESKTELWDLDINVIQPEGKGPDPATDGNSSTESFRDAFQRYIQPCLAELLGSSLFIFVGCLSVIENTEGTGRLQPALAHGLALGIVIAVLGEISGGHFNPAVSVSVFLIGGLNIILLVPYILAQMCGGMIGAGLAK, translated from the exons ATGGCTCTCTATGAGTCTAAGACCGAGCTCTGGGACCTGGACATCAATGTGATCCAGCCAGAAGGGAAAGGTCCAGATCCAGCCACAGATGGAAACAGCAGTACCGAGTCGTTCAGGGATGCGTTCCAACGTTATATCCAGCCCTGTCTGGCAGAGCTGCTGGGTTCATCTCTGTTTATCTTTGTGGGGTGTCTGTCTGTGATCGAGAACACAGAGGGCACCGGAAGGCTGCAGCCGGCCCTGGCACACGGCCTGGCCCTGGGCATCGTTATCGCCGTGCTGGGGGAGATCAG tggggGCCACTTCAACCCagcagtgtctgtgtctgtgtttctgatCGGGGGTCTCAACATCATACTGCTGGTCCCCTACATACTGGCTCAGATGTGTGGAGGGATGATAGGGGCAGGACTAGCCAAG